The Nicotiana sylvestris unplaced genomic scaffold, ASM39365v2 Un00017, whole genome shotgun sequence DNA window tagtcactataggtttatcctttaaaataaaaatgagacgagcctcgccaaataaaaatgcaaattgcggggccctcaacaactaatcataatatttagaattcaggctaggccgtttagtgaatctcatggccttctcaaaaaataataacgcgttagactctttaggcgcggcttaattaaatcatattcttaaattcgggtgcacattgatgtgacccaaatccaaatctcaacgaagtcaaaatgtgttgacgatcacgggcgcattgattgtgacgtggttcgagatgcattttcacgacgttgcaattctataaaaataagtgataatgataaaagcggtttaaacttaataaaagcacgtaagtcataacatgtatttaaatcagatatttagccattataacaatttaagcgaccgtgctagaaccacgggattcgagggtgcctaacaccttccctcgggtcaacagaattccttacttagaatttctggttcgcagacttcatttggaaaagtcgaaaatttcctcgatttgggattcaagataaaccggtgacttgggacaccaaaagccaaacctttcccaagtggcgactctgaattaaataaataatctcatttcgaatattgtcacttaaattggaaaaactcccctcgcgcattctacccttcggggcggggcgcgcaaaaaggaggtgtgacatatatatatatatatatatatatatatatatatatatatatatatatatatatatatatatatatatgtgtgtatgtaTGTTTAATTAAGTCTATTTTTCTAGCTTCAACGTTATTAAATTTtttgtaataattttttttttcaattgatAATATAGGTAATCAATTTGAAAACCGCCTActttataaaaaaaatctttttgttgcTTTTAATACTTGATGCAATACTTGAAAtttcaaagagaaacaaaaaagaatctcaatttactttatttttaatttggttcttgattctttttttaattttttttataaaggcAGTAAAAACTTCAAGTGGCTCTTgtctatttttttttatgaattatttttttaaaataaatttaagcgCTTTAAGTGAAACAATACAATTTTTATAAGAGAGGAAAAAAATAGTTTTCATGATTATTTCAAAGATTAAGACAAGagaggttgctctgatggtaagcagcctccacttccaaccaagaggttgtgagttagAGTTTGCTCAAGAGCAAGGTggaaagttcttggagggaaggatgccgggggtctatttggaaatagcctctctaccctagggtaaaggtaaggtatgcgtacgcactaccctccccagaccccactaaatgagattatactgggttgttgttattgttgttcaaAGATTGAGTATTATTTTAGGAAATAAAAATAGTAATTTGGACAAGAAATTACTTTTTGGAGATCTTGCTTTATGAAAGTGGATTTTTTTCTACTATTTTGACAAGTGACCCAAATTTTGACTTTGTTTATCTTTTGGCTTTCTCATCATACTAAAACGCGTAAAACAAATTGCTCCTTTCCTGCCAAAACAAGAATAGACAAGAGCCACTTGAAGTTTTTACTGcctttataaaaataaaaaatataaaatcaagaaccaattaaaaataaagtaaattgtgattcttttttgtttctctttgaaaTTTCAAGTATTGCATCAAGTATTAGAAgcaacaatttttttttgataaagtaGGTGGTTATCAAATTAATTACCTATGTTACCAATTGGAAAAAAAGTATTACAAAATATTTAATAACTTTGAAGCTAGAAAAATAGACTTAATTAAATGTgtacatattttaaaaaatattaaaatcttTCGTCAAAGTTCGGCTTTAGGCCACAATTATCGTTAAGACGCCCCAATACCGGAGGAGGGGAGAGGATTTTTGTCATTTGACTCATCGAGAAAAATCATAGCACGTTTTTTAAGTGGCATCACATCTTGGCTTCTAGTAGGGATGGCAATGGGGCGGGGCGGGTGCAGGGCGACTGCGAAGCGGGTTTGGCAAAACCCACAAAAATTTcaacccgccccgccccgccccgcatagttattttttttaattttcaaccCTCCCCGCTCGCCccacttaattttttttaaattattttctacaACAAACCAGtttgatattttattattttataaaatggaGAGTTTAATAGAATCAAATAAACATAAAATTGAGAGAGTATTATGCCAGTCTTCCAAAATAAACTAGTTGCCCATGTCAGGAAAAGCATGAGAAATTGAGAAAGTGCCGGCAATAAAATCGAACTATACATATAGTTATTCTATAATATTTATGTATGTATAATTCTATATGCATAATATATTATTATAGCAAAAACAAATCTACAAAGGATATGTATTACAACGAATATGTATTTTTAAAAAGGATATGTATTTTGTACAAGGTAATTTTAAAAAGGATATGTATGTTCTGCTTTTGCAAAAAATAATGAAAAGTAGAACAAACAAATAAGAGTGAACAATTATTCACAAAGGGAAAAATTAAACAACAGAACTCAAATACTAACTATTGCCACAGTACGTGCTCGGCAACCAATATCAATTCAGCATACTAAATATTGTCTCGTATTGAACCCGCATTAAACCTACAATCTATTCCGCCTcgctttaaaaattttaaaattattttaacccGCCCAGCCCCGCACCTGCATAAGAGTAAACCCTTCCCGCCCCGCATCAAACAAAACCCGCCCCGCCTCGCCTCATTGCCATCCCTATCACGTATTGGGTCCATGAATTGAATTTGGACAAACATTTACTTGCAACTGATGTTTATAACACATTAATAAATATATCACAGTATCTGTAAATAAATTTCTCTCACTTGCTAGCTGGTTGTCACGATTCGGAATTCCCATCGTcgagatcgtgatggcgcctaacatttcacttgctggGCAAGCTACGTTAGAACAATTCTACTTCTTTTAATAGTTTAAGTAATAAACGAACTGCGATAACAGATATGTTCTAAGTATAAATGCGGATTACTGGTTGGTATATGTTCCATTTCGGAGACATCGAGATAACACCCCTACTCAAGGAAATAGGAGTACTGGTTGGTATACCGTGAGAAACTCCAGGTTTATTAATGTTGGAAAACCGCAaaggtagaggttttctcaaaatgatgggtctaaagaagaatccataCTTGACATGTTTAAAAGAATCATACATtccttttgactatttgtatgagaggtacaGTCACAACAAATCTTACTGCACTAATCCtgatgagttcgcccttacaccattggggcatattcactgaagggtctttgtcttcatgttctatttcctggggatgatagtgtttctgatgaagaaagcaaggatccataccaggctagctatggtcaCTAAAACTCTAATGAATCGAAATTGACAGACAACTATTCAGCCTCGTACCAATGATCTttgcagagatataccgagccctagAAAGGTGCCAATAGGGAGCCAAacattttgagggttgtaatctgctacttcaactttggctcatggaacatctccaaaatgGTAAGTATCGACAGGAAATCCatcgaagggactgggatgatcatatcgctttTCCTcacccaaagcgaatgaattacatgcccaacatgttcgcccaaCCAAAGAATGCTAGAGAATGGGTTGAACTCTTCGAAAATCTGACTGAGGACcaagtacaatggatgttcgagtggttcccaaCCGAAGAGTTCATCATCCGATCCAGGGACGCACCTTTTCGAATACTGATCGTCTTAAGAGGAATGTACCCATACATACCTCTTCGGGTTATGAGACAAGCGGGTAGGAagtaggttataccaagggtcgacaagaggattcacttccgggctgacttctAGAATGACGATAGCCCTTATAGGTGCCAGGCTCAGCATACGTGGCATTGCAAGATTGTCATAGGAAGGGACACCATTGAACTAGATAGATACTATACAGGTTGTGTTACCTATTATTCGGGATGGTTGGAGGATAATCATAGTGGTCTGGGCCAGCCTGGATTTGTTTGAGGTAACATGATCATAGATGAAAAGGCTGAGGCACAGGTCAAGTACAACCATCTATGAAAGAGAATCCAAGAGTacgaaagcgagcaccgtgagatacaggaagccaatcaaaaaataattgaagagtggaaggatatggctgtcagcgccaataAGAGATTGGTCTATCTGGAGTGAGGTATAGTATAGTTGGAAAAGAAGTTTTTGAAGAGGGTCGAAGATTGCCGGACTACTGACGGAAATGAAGGcggacatctggccagagcctacttgctgttgGGACTACGCGAGCTAGGGaggctgttcgatggagccaatgatgccgaatctggggaaggtccctttgggaccaaatagataggaatctcCATTTCCGCTTTATAAAATGCAATAAGGTCAATGGCCATTAATGACTTTTAATTTCTTGTTATTTTAGTGTCGACTTGGAATTCGCCTACCTTTTAtcaatgaaatgaggcatttagcattctaagttctccaaataaacttgtcgctaggcctacctcgggcacaacgaggtccCCAAAATTAGGACACACTTTATATTTCAAGCACTacatgtttaaatattgcaacatttttctaatgatcctcactaacttgttaccttttgtttattcccctccccaaaggttagttcgtgaacTCTGTTAACGTCATCATATTTTACGAGATCCAGAGGTCCTCCACCTATTCCTCCTCCCAGTCCTGTCAGAcacaaaaacaaaggaaaaatggaagattcgaacaactcaactgaacgggtagaggtcactcatgacACTCTGGTCCCcaaggaaaatgcatcccaactagAACAAAAGCTGTTGAAGTTTTAGGAAGAACTTGATCAAGTCCGAAATTTGGCaagtctgtcattttccctcaccactccaaaGGTTACCTTCCCAAATACTCAGAATCCTGTACCTCCGCAAAACATCCCAAAGAAACAAAACCATcccactcctcaccaccactgcaatacctGCCATACCTAAGATaacaccccactgctcatcccagaactccaaaactccacaaatgaccactgcCACACCCAAAACAatacccccatctacgtggagactaTGTCACACTCCACCCagcccatctcaagcacacccgagtccgATGACAAGGACTTGCTCAACAGAAATATGGCTGAAGAGCTTAAAAGGTTGATTAGCAGAATTCAAGGCGTTGATGGTAGTaagggaattgaggggctaaactatgaagatctttgcatacaacccaatgttgaactgcccgaggggtacaaacctcccaagttcgagatgtttgatggtacaggggatcccagggtccacttgagaacatactgtgacaagctagTCGGAGTAGGAAGAGACGAGAAAATCCACATGATGCTTTTCATGAGGATCTTGAAGGGAGACGCCTTGTCTTCGTACATTAGTTcggatccgaagaagtggtcgaactggGTAAGCATGACGTCTGattttatggacagattcaggttcaacacggagaatgcaccagatgtgttctatattcaaattttgaagaagaaacccaCGAAAacattccgtgagtatgctactcgatggagatCAGAAGTTGCTAAGGTTAGGCCTGCTTTGGAAGAAaagcaaatgaacaaattcttcgttcGGGCCcaggacccacagtattatgagaggttg harbors:
- the LOC138884650 gene encoding uncharacterized protein, producing the protein MAEELKRLISRIQGVDGSKGIEGLNYEDLCIQPNVELPEGYKPPKFEMFDGTGDPRVHLRTYCDKLVGVGRDEKIHMMLFMRILKGDALSSYISSDPKKWSNWVSMTSDFMDRFRFNTENAPDVFYIQILKKKPTKTFREYATRWRSEVAKVRPALEEKQMNKFFVRAQDPQYYERLILIENHKFSDIIKLG